A portion of the Lolium rigidum isolate FL_2022 chromosome 1, APGP_CSIRO_Lrig_0.1, whole genome shotgun sequence genome contains these proteins:
- the LOC124708240 gene encoding GDSL esterase/lipase At5g45910-like, with protein MHKLVCSAFLLLLLSSSTAGDPGVPCYESIFSFGDSFADTGNNPVVFQWYSIFDPVTRPPYGTTFFGRPTGRNGDGRLIIDFIAEKLGLPYVPPTLAHNGSFRQGANFAVGAATAVDAVFFHERGIPGAPSKFPLNTSLGVQLEWFESMKPSLCRTARECEEFFGKSLFLVGEFGVNDYHLFFQKKMVDEVMSFVPHVVATISMAIERLIIEHGARSLVVPGVIPSGCSPPILAKFAGASQAAYDSRTGCLKEYNELGLRHNSLLQAALAKIRAKHRDVMIVYADFFGPIMEMVESLRKFGFEEDVLRVCCGGPGRYRVNATVPCGDAAATTCRRPSARLYWDGVHLTEAANRHVADRWLVQMNAFGRAGCNKTF; from the exons ATGCACAAGCTCGTATGCTCTgcttttcttctcctcctcctctcgtcaTCCACGGCGGGGGACCCCGGCGTCCCGTGCTACGAATCCATCTTCAGCTTCGGCGACTCCTTCGCCGACACGGGCAACAACCCCGTCGTCTTCCAATGGTACTCCATCTTCGACCCGGTGACGCGACCTCCGTACGGCACCACCTTCTTCGGCCGCCCAACGGGCCGGAACGGCGACGGCCGGCTGATCATTGATTTCATCG CTGAAAAGCTGGGTCTGCCGTACGTGCCGCCCACCCTGGCGCACAACGGCAGCTTCCGCCAAGGGGCCAACTTCGCCGTCGGCGCCGCCACCGCTGTGGACGCCGTTTTCTTCCACGAGAGGGGCATTCCCGGTGCCCCCAGCAAGTTCCCCCTCAATACCAGCTTAGGCGTGCAGCTGGAGTGGTTCGAGTCGATGAAGCCCTCCCTGTGCCGGACAGCCCGAG agtgcgAGGAATTCTTCGGCAAGTCCCTCTTCTTGGTGGGCGAGTTCGGAGTCAACGACTATCACCTCTTTTTCCAGAAGAAAATGGTAGATGAAGTCATGTCCTTCGTTCCACATGTGGTGGCGACCATCTCCATGGCCATCGAG AGGCTGATCATTGAGCATGGCGCCAGGAGCCTGGTGGTTCCCGGCGTGATCCCGTCAGGATGCTCGCCGCCGATTCTGGCCAAGTTCGCCGGCGCCTCGCAAGCAGCGTACGACTCCAGGACCGGCTGTCTGAAAGAGTACAACGAGCTGGGTTTGCGCCACAACTCGCTGCTGCAGGCAGCCCTTGCTAAGATCCGGGCCAAGCACCGGGACGTCATGATCGTCTACGCCGATTTCTTCGGCCCCATCATGGAGATGGTGGAGTCACTTCGCAAGTTTG GTTTTGAGGAAGACGTGCTAAGAGTGTGTTGTGGAGGGCCCGGAAGGTACAGGGTCAACGCGACGGTTCCATGCGGCGATGCAGCTGCAACCACCTGCCGGCGTCCATCCGCTCGGCTCTACTGGGACGGCGTCCATCTCACCGAGGCGGCTAACCGCCACGTCGCGGATCGATGGCTGGTCCAGATGAACGCATTTGGGAGAGCCGGCTGCAACAAAACATTCTGA